From Streptomyces qinzhouensis, one genomic window encodes:
- the secA gene encoding preprotein translocase subunit SecA, whose amino-acid sequence MSVFNKLMRAGEGKILRKLHRIAGQVNSIEEDFVDLSDAELRALTEEYKARYASGENTLDDLLPEAFATVREAAKRVLGQRHYDVQMMGGAALHLGYVAEMKTGEGKTLVGTLPAYLNALSGEGVHLITVNDYLAERDSEMMGRVHKFLGLSVGCILANMTPAQRREQYACDITYGTNNEFGFDYLRDNMAWSQDELVQRGHNFAIVDEVDSILVDEARTPLIISGPADQATKWYGDFAKLVTRLTRGEPGNHLKGIEETGDYEVDEKKRTVGIHESGVAKVEDWLGIDNLYESVNTPLVGYLNNAIKAKELFKKDKDYVVIDGEVMIVDEHTGRILAGRRYNEGMHQAIEAKEGVDIKDENQTLATITLQNFFRLYGKLSGMTGTAMTEAAEFHQIYKLGVVPIPTNKPMVRMDQSDLIYRTEVAKFAAVVDDIAEKHEKGQPILVGTTSVEKSEYLSQQLSKRGVQHEVLNAKQHDREASIVAQAGRRGAVTVATNMAGRGTDIKLGGNPDDLAEAELRQRGLDPVEHVEEWAAALPAALKSAEEAVRTEFEEVRELGGLYVLGTERHESRRIDNQLRGRSGRQGDPGESRFYLSLGDDLMRLFKAQMVERVMAMANVPDDVPIENKMVTRAIASAQSQVEQQNFTTRKDVLKYDEVLSRQREVIYGERRRVLEGEDLHDQIRHFMDDTIDAYIRAETVEGFAEEWDLDRLWGAFKQLYPVKVTIEELEEAAGDRVGITADFIAESVKDDIHEQYEARENQLGSEIMRELERRVVLSVLDRKWREHLYEMDYLQDGIGLRAMAQKDPLVEYQREGFDMFTAMMEGIKEESVGYLFNLEVQVEQQVEEVPVQDADGPSLEKKDAVPAARPEIRAKGLEAPQRPDRLHFSAPTVDGEGGIVEGDFETGENRATAAAAGDGMTRAERRKAQKGGGGGRRRKK is encoded by the coding sequence GTGTCCGTCTTCAACAAGCTCATGCGTGCAGGCGAAGGCAAGATCCTGCGCAAACTGCACCGCATCGCGGGCCAGGTCAACTCCATCGAAGAGGATTTCGTCGACCTCTCCGACGCCGAGTTGCGGGCGCTCACGGAAGAGTACAAGGCGCGGTACGCGAGCGGTGAGAACACGCTCGACGACCTGCTGCCGGAGGCCTTCGCCACGGTCCGTGAGGCCGCCAAGCGCGTCCTCGGACAGCGGCACTACGACGTCCAGATGATGGGCGGTGCCGCGCTCCACCTCGGTTATGTGGCCGAGATGAAGACCGGTGAGGGCAAGACCCTCGTCGGCACCCTGCCCGCGTATCTGAACGCGCTCTCCGGCGAGGGCGTCCACCTGATCACGGTCAACGACTATCTGGCCGAGCGCGACTCGGAGATGATGGGCCGGGTCCACAAGTTCCTGGGGCTGAGCGTCGGCTGCATTCTGGCCAATATGACGCCCGCGCAGCGCCGTGAGCAGTACGCCTGCGACATCACCTACGGCACGAACAACGAGTTCGGCTTCGACTACCTCCGCGACAACATGGCGTGGTCGCAGGACGAGCTGGTCCAGCGCGGCCACAACTTCGCCATCGTCGACGAGGTCGACTCCATCCTCGTCGACGAGGCCCGTACGCCGCTGATCATCTCCGGCCCCGCCGACCAGGCGACCAAGTGGTACGGCGACTTCGCGAAGCTGGTCACCCGGCTGACCCGCGGCGAGCCGGGCAACCACCTCAAGGGCATCGAGGAGACCGGCGACTACGAGGTCGACGAGAAGAAGCGGACCGTCGGTATCCATGAGTCGGGTGTGGCGAAGGTCGAGGACTGGCTGGGCATCGACAACCTCTACGAGTCCGTGAACACGCCCCTGGTCGGCTATCTCAACAACGCCATCAAGGCCAAGGAACTGTTCAAGAAGGACAAGGACTACGTCGTCATCGACGGCGAAGTCATGATCGTCGACGAGCACACCGGCCGTATCCTCGCCGGCCGCCGCTACAACGAGGGCATGCACCAGGCGATCGAGGCGAAGGAGGGGGTGGACATCAAGGACGAGAACCAGACCCTCGCCACGATCACCCTCCAGAACTTCTTCCGCCTCTACGGCAAGCTCTCCGGTATGACCGGTACGGCGATGACCGAGGCCGCCGAGTTCCACCAGATCTACAAGCTCGGCGTGGTCCCCATCCCGACCAACAAGCCGATGGTCCGCATGGACCAGTCGGACCTGATCTACCGCACCGAGGTCGCGAAGTTCGCCGCCGTCGTCGACGACATCGCGGAGAAGCACGAGAAGGGCCAGCCGATCCTGGTCGGCACGACCTCGGTCGAGAAGTCCGAGTATCTGTCGCAGCAGCTCAGCAAGCGCGGCGTCCAGCACGAGGTGCTCAACGCCAAGCAGCACGACCGGGAGGCGAGCATCGTCGCCCAGGCGGGCCGCCGGGGCGCGGTCACCGTCGCGACGAACATGGCCGGCCGTGGTACCGACATCAAGCTCGGCGGCAATCCGGACGATCTGGCGGAGGCCGAGCTGCGTCAGCGCGGTCTCGACCCGGTGGAGCATGTCGAGGAGTGGGCGGCGGCGCTGCCCGCGGCCCTGAAGTCGGCCGAGGAAGCGGTCCGGACCGAGTTCGAGGAGGTCCGGGAGCTCGGCGGCCTGTATGTGCTGGGCACGGAGCGCCATGAGTCGCGCCGGATCGACAACCAGCTGCGCGGTCGTTCCGGCCGTCAGGGCGACCCGGGCGAGTCCCGGTTCTACCTCTCCCTCGGTGACGATCTGATGCGGCTGTTCAAGGCGCAGATGGTCGAGCGCGTGATGGCCATGGCCAATGTGCCCGATGACGTACCCATCGAGAACAAGATGGTGACCCGGGCCATCGCCTCGGCCCAGTCCCAGGTCGAGCAGCAGAACTTCACCACCCGTAAGGACGTGCTGAAGTACGACGAGGTGCTCAGCCGTCAGCGTGAGGTGATCTACGGGGAGCGCCGCCGGGTGCTGGAGGGCGAGGACCTCCACGACCAGATCCGCCACTTCATGGACGACACCATCGACGCCTACATCCGGGCGGAGACGGTCGAGGGCTTCGCCGAGGAGTGGGACCTCGACCGGCTGTGGGGCGCCTTCAAGCAGCTCTACCCGGTGAAGGTGACCATCGAGGAGCTGGAGGAGGCGGCGGGCGACCGGGTGGGCATCACGGCCGACTTCATCGCCGAGTCCGTCAAGGACGACATCCACGAGCAGTACGAGGCTCGGGAGAACCAGCTCGGCTCGGAGATCATGCGGGAGCTGGAGCGCCGGGTGGTGCTCTCGGTGCTCGACCGCAAGTGGCGTGAGCACCTCTACGAGATGGACTACCTCCAGGACGGCATCGGTCTGCGCGCGATGGCGCAGAAGGACCCCCTGGTGGAGTACCAGCGCGAGGGCTTCGACATGTTCACCGCCATGATGGAGGGCATCAAGGAGGAGTCCGTCGGCTATCTGTTCAACCTGGAGGTCCAGGTCGAGCAGCAGGTCGAGGAGGTTCCGGTGCAGGACGCGGACGGGCCGTCCCTGGAGAAGAAGGACGCGGTGCCCGCGGCGCGTCCCGAGATCCGGGCGAAGGGTCTGGAGGCGCCGCAGCGTCCGGACCGGCTGCACTTCTCCGCCCCCACGGTGGACGGTGAGGGCGGCATCGTCGAGGGTGACTTCGAGACCGGTGAGAACCGTGCGACGGCGGCCGCGGCCGGTGACGGGATGACCCGTGCGGAGCGTCGCAAGGCGCAGAAGGGCGGGGGCGGCGGCCGCCGCCGTAAGAAGTAG
- a CDS encoding Rv3235 family protein, which yields MDSTHTTAGARRQGPEEPGREREPRAGGQAVRRPAPPRTATGTVRPGGRRDSRRPGGRGPGRGPAAGRTTTAPARDGGPVERAAARATAPAPPVLAARRREQPPYWFAERLLAVLSGRRPVHWMLGHSLGDAYDHLVRIADGAPLRPANRAMPTVWKWGEFHPRPGVIEAFALITGGGRLRAMAFRLEQGPEDRRWRCAAVDLGDRDTAGPDD from the coding sequence ATGGACAGCACGCACACGACGGCAGGGGCCCGGCGGCAGGGCCCTGAGGAACCCGGAAGGGAGCGGGAGCCCCGGGCCGGAGGTCAGGCCGTACGGCGCCCGGCACCGCCGCGAACGGCGACCGGGACGGTCCGGCCCGGGGGCCGCCGCGACTCCCGGCGCCCGGGCGGCCGGGGTCCGGGCCGGGGGCCGGCGGCGGGCAGGACCACCACCGCCCCGGCCCGGGACGGCGGCCCTGTCGAGCGGGCCGCGGCCCGGGCCACCGCGCCCGCACCCCCGGTGCTGGCCGCCCGGCGCCGCGAACAACCGCCGTACTGGTTCGCCGAACGTCTGCTCGCCGTCCTCAGCGGGCGCCGCCCCGTCCACTGGATGCTGGGCCACAGCCTCGGCGACGCCTACGACCATTTGGTACGGATCGCGGACGGCGCCCCGCTGCGCCCCGCGAACCGGGCGATGCCCACGGTCTGGAAGTGGGGCGAGTTCCACCCCCGGCCGGGGGTTATCGAGGCCTTCGCCCTGATCACCGGCGGCGGCCGGCTCCGCGCCATGGCGTTCCGGCTGGAGCAGGGCCCCGAGGACCGCCGCTGGCGCTGCGCCGCCGTCGACCTCGGCGACCGCGACACCGCCGGCCCGGACGACTGA